In Sphaeramia orbicularis chromosome 14, fSphaOr1.1, whole genome shotgun sequence, the following are encoded in one genomic region:
- the taf9 gene encoding transcription initiation factor TFIID subunit 9 has translation MSAPKTIPKDAQVMIQILKDMGITEYEPRVINQMLEFTYRYVTTIIEDAKIYATHAKKSTVDADDIKLAIQCRMDQSFTSPPPRDFLLEVARQKNQTPLPLIKPYTGPRLPPDRYCLTAPNYRLKSIQKKVSSSASRISVPRLSVGAVSSRPTTPTLGTPSVQSVTAKVGTPVSLTGQRFTVQIPPPSQTTTPKTTTPSTPAVSNVLINPSLIGSKNILITTNMVSQNSSGESLKRKHEDDDDYDAL, from the exons ATGTCTGCTCCGAAAACCATCCCGAAAGATGCTCAG gtgatgATTCAGATCCTGAAGGACATGGGCATCACAGAGTATGAGCCCCGAGTCATCAACCAGATGTTGGAGTTTACCTACA GATATGTCACCACCATCATCGAAGATGCCAAAATCTATGCCACACATGCCAAGAAGTCCACTGTTGATGCAGATGACATCAAACTGGCCATTCAGTGTCGGATGGACCAGTCATTCACATCGCCACCACCACGAGAT ttCCTGTTGGAGGTCGCGAGACAGAAGAACCAGACACCCCTTCCTCTGATCAAACCATACACTGGACCACGGCTCCCCCCAGACCGTTACTGTCTAACCGCCCCCAACTACAGACTGAAATCTATACAGAAGAAG gTGTCGTCATCCGCCAGCAGGATATCAGTTCCTCGCCTCAGTGTCGGCGCCGTCTCCAGTCGACCGACCACGCCCACCCTCG GGACGCCTTCTGTGCAGTCGGTCACCGCTAAAGTCGGCACTCCAGTGTCTCTGACGGGTCAGAGGTTCACCGTTCAGATCCCCCCTCCCTCTCAGACCACCACCCCCAAAACCA CAACGCCATCCACGCCGGCCGTGTCCAACGTCCTGATCAACCCGTCTCTGATCGGATCGAAGAACATCCTGATCACAACCAACATGGTGTCGCAGAACTCCAGTGGAGAATCTCTGAAGAGGAAACACGAGGATGACGACGACTACGACGCTTTGTGA